A single Vigna radiata var. radiata cultivar VC1973A chromosome 8, Vradiata_ver6, whole genome shotgun sequence DNA region contains:
- the LOC106771155 gene encoding uncharacterized protein LOC106771155: MALCSPKFLTFLLLLTAIPIGIILTLERTQPATHVYHYHSSGWFRECAKWDSRHGRFIVSFFEGGIGQVKLREKDSDSSPPLEEVTVVKEPNLAGNASLGIAIDPPRNRVLVVNADAIGNRYGALAAYDLSSWNRLFLTQLNGPSDEKSFADDVAVDAEGNAYVTDAKGNKIWKVGVEGEVISSIKSPLFSAKEWYKNLVGLNGIVYHPDGFLIVIHTFSGNLLKIDLTKGEEVKMIKVKGSLSFGDGLELVSLTKLVVAGNPSGRLVESSDGWNTASVVGTFSGPRHRLATAATVKDGKVYLNHMVGMGYPKKKHAIVEAVF, translated from the exons atggCCCTCTGTTCTCCAAAGTTTCTGACCTTTCTGCTTCTCCTCACTGCCATACCCATCGGAATCATCCTCACCTTGGAGCGAACCCAACCCGCCACCCATGTCTACCACTACCACAGTTCTGGCTGGTTCCGAGAATGTGCCAAGTGGGATTCTCGTCACGGTCGCTTCATAGTTTCTTTCTTCGAAGGCGGTATTGGTCAGGTTAAATTGCGGGAAAAAGATTCTGACTCATCGCCGCCATTAGAGGAAGTGACGGTTGTGAAAGAGCCCAACTTGGCCGGAAATGCGTCTTTGGGTATCGCCATTGACCCACCTAGAAATCGAGTTCTCGTTGTTAACGCTGATGCCATTGGCAATCGATACGGTGCGCTTGCTGCATACGATCTCTCCTCCTGGAATCGCCTGTTTCTCACCCAACTAAATGGCCCTA GTGATGAAAAATCTTTCGCAGACGATGTTGCAGTGGACGCTGAAGGCAATGCCTATGTTACTGATGCGAAAGGCAATAAAATCTGGAAAGTTGGGGTGGAAGGGGAGGTTATATCAAGCATTAAAAGCCCGTTGTTTTCTGCAAAAGAGTGGTACAAGAACTTGGTTGGGCTAAATGGAATAGTTTACCACCCAGATGGATTCCTGATAGTGATCCACACTTTCAGTGGGAATTTGTTGAAGATTGATTTAACAAAAGGAGAGGAAGTGAAGATGATAAAGGTTAAAGGGAGTCTTTCTTTTGGTGATGGTTTGGAACTAGTGTCTCTTACTAAGCTTGTAGTTGCAGGGAACCCTTCAGGAAGATTAGTTGAGAGTTCAGATGGGTGGAACACTGCTTCTGTTGTGGGAACATTTTCAGGACCTAGGCATCGTTTGGCCACAGCAGCAACTGTTAAGGATGGGAAGGTTTATTTGAACCATATGGTTGGAATGGGATACCCCAAAAAGAAGCACGCAATTGTTGAGGCAGTTTTTTAG
- the LOC106770470 gene encoding uncharacterized protein LOC106770470 — protein MILHQCISKAIFQKVSKAIAAKETWEILQDGYGSAGNIKEIKLQSLRRQYELLNMGEQETIEGYIGRIQVILNAMRACDKIVKDKKIVHKILRTLTPQYDHIVVAIVESRVLEKMKVEELQNSLEAHKHRLLERKVAEQDATQSTSQALQAKIQKGRGTGRRRGKRGGRGSRNGRRFINSTEQNKGENNSDHGNHRGRGKPRGRGGRKSVDRRNVQCYMCSKFGHYSSECWHNERNKKEDNNEDNLVKDEPESDSDHVILMTVATHEKIGKYRKWHARISSSKHARYQTSVKRR, from the coding sequence ATGATCTTGCATCAATGTATCTCGAAGGCGATATTCCAGAAGGTGTCAAAGGCAATAGCGGCCAAAGAAACGTGGGAGATCTTACAAGACGGGTATGGAAGTGCTGGAAATATAAAAGAGATTAAGCTTCAGTCACTGCGGCGGCAGTACGAGCTCCTAAACATGGGGGAACAAGAAACCATTGAAGGTTACATCGGCAGAATCCAAGTGATTCTCAATGCAATGCGTGCATGCGACAAAATAGTCAAAGACAAGAAGATAGTTCATAAGATCTTGCGAACGTTAACGCCCCAGTACGACCACATTGTCGTGGCAATTGTAGAAAGTAGAGTTTTGGAGAAAATGAAAGTCGAAGAGTTGCAAAACTCACTTGAAGCTCACAAACATCGACTGCTAGAAAGGAAAGTCGCAGAACAAGATGCAACACAGAGCACTAGCCAGGCATTGCAAGCAAAAATCCAGAAGGGTCGTGGAACTGGTAGAAGAAGAGGCAAACGAGGTGGTCGTGGAAGCCGAAATGGACGAAGATTCATTAATAGCACCGAACAAAACAAAGGCGAGAACAATAGCGATCACGGTAATCACAGAGGCAGAGGGAAACCCAGAGGAAGAGGAGGTAGGAAAAGTGTTGACAGAAGAAATGTGCAATGTTACATGTGTAGCAAATTTGGCCACTACTCCTCTGAGTGCTGGCATAACGAAAGGAACAAGAAAGAAGATAACAATGAAGATAATCTGGTAAAAGATGAACCAGAATCAGACTCAGATCATGTGATATTGATGACAGTCGCAACACATGAGAAAATTGGAAAATACCGGAAGTGGCATGCAAGGATTTCAAGCAGCAAACATGCAAGATATCAGACAAGTGTGAAGAGGAGATGA
- the LOC106771138 gene encoding cytochrome c oxidase subunit 5C-2, producing the protein MAGPRIAHATLKGPSVVKEIIIGITLGLAAGSVWKMHHWNEQRKIRTFYDLLEKGEIGVVVDEQ; encoded by the coding sequence ATGGCTGGTCCTAGGATTGCCCATGCTACCTTGAAAGGTCCAAGTGTGGTAAAGGAGATAATAATTGGAATAACACTCGGCTTGGCTGCTGGTAGTGTGTGGAAGATGCACCACTGGAATGAGCAGAGGAAAATCAGGACCTTCTACGATTTACTTGAAAAAGGTGAGATCGGTGTTGTTGTGGATGAACAGTAG